One Salvia miltiorrhiza cultivar Shanhuang (shh) unplaced genomic scaffold, IMPLAD_Smil_shh fragScaff_scaffold_39, whole genome shotgun sequence DNA window includes the following coding sequences:
- the LOC131002948 gene encoding uncharacterized protein LOC131002948 translates to MEMMSLSIVLWLLVLVFVVFLSSGRPVVVIDATYLKRKYKGVMFVAVTKDGNEQVFPLAVGLGDKENDSSWLWFLTRLKRAFGVLENMLFVSDQHISIKNAVEAVFPGVPHGLCTYHLQKNLARYGANVVAIFQRAANSYRREQYDLYSRQLALVRDKGAYRKLMDLWPSRWARSHCGVCRYNFMTSNYAEVFNERRSKALARTHPLTEWAALKLDISVEEGRRMEVNAINAFKFTVSSSDRNYVVDIRARSCSYHEFDLDLIPCPHAAAAIFKSKQSCIAFVSSYYTMQTLREMYFIDVNPIPYQDEWDVPADVSSRVVGAPQNPSQSGRPRTSRIPSAMEFSTKSCVSVCSRCHKTAHYMSKCKEEILIPIESDEQEVDRPRRAKHCSIYQEIGHTKRKCPSFNASAWL, encoded by the exons ATGGAGATGATGTCTTTAAGTATTGTTTTATGGCTCTTGGTACTTGTATTCGTGGTTTTTTTATCATCTGGGCGTCCTGTTGTTGTTATTGATGCTACCTATTTGAAAAGAAAGTATAAGGGTGTGATGTTTGTTGCTGTGACGAAGGATGGAAATGAACAGGTTTTTCCATTAGCTGTTGGATTGGGTGATAAGGAGAATGACAGTTCATGGTTATGGTTTCTTACACGGTTGAAACGTGCTTTTGGTGTTTTAGAGAACATGTTATTTGTTTCAGATCAGCATATCAGCATAAAGAATGCTGTTGAAGCTGTGTTTCCTGgagttcctcatggtctttgcACGTATCATTTGCAGAAGAACCTTGCAAGATATGGTGCAAATGTTGTAGCTATATTTCAGAGAGCTGCAAATAGCTACAGGAGGGAGCAATATGATTTGTATTCTAGGCAATTGGCCTTGGTTCGTGACAAAGGTGCATATAGAAAGTTGATGGATCTTTGGCCTTCTAGATGGGCACGTAGTCATTGTGGAGTTTGTAGATATAACTTCATGACGTCTAATTATGCCGAGGTATTCAATG AAAGGCGTAGCAAAGCTTTGGCAAGAACTCATCCACTTACAGAGTGGGCTGCATTGAAACTAGACATCTCAGTTGAGGAAGGTCGGAGAATGGAGGTTAATGCAATTAATGCATTCAAATTCACAGTTTCTTCTAGTGATCGAAACTATGTTGTTGATATTCGTGCTAGGAGTTGTTCTTATCATGAGTTTGATCTTGACTTGATCCCTTGCCCTCATGCTGCTGCTGCTATATT CAAGTCAAAGCAATCTTGCATTGCTTTTGTGTCTAGCTACTATACAATGCAGACGTTACGTGAGATGTATTTTATTGATGTGAATCCTATCCCATATCAAGATGAGTGGGATGTTCCTGCGGATGTGAGTTCAAGGGTTGTTGGTGCACCACAGAATCCTAGTCAATCAGGGCGTCCACGGACTTCTAGAATTCCTTCAGCAATGGAATTTTCTACAAAGTCATGTGTTAGTGTTTGTTCAAGATGCCACAAAACAGCTCATTACATGTCAAAGTGTAAAGAAGAAATTCTAATTCCCATAGAAAGTGATGAGCAAGAAGTTGATCGTCCTCGTCGTGCTAAGCATTGCAGTATTTACCAAGAGATTGGGCATACAAAGAGAAAGTGTCCGTCATTTAATGCAAGCGCTTGGTTGTga